In the Mauremys mutica isolate MM-2020 ecotype Southern chromosome 13, ASM2049712v1, whole genome shotgun sequence genome, one interval contains:
- the LOC123347398 gene encoding olfactory receptor 11A1-like, whose protein sequence is MEKAEGENHTSITEFILLGFGNLPGLQILFFLLFLGIYIVTMAANMLIVVLVVTDQHLHTPMYFFLGNLSCLEICYSSTILPRLLASLLTGDRTISVTGCMVQFYWFGFLATAECYMLAVMSYDRYLAICKPLRYSTLMNGRFCMQLAAGSWLISLIFISILISFMSQLDFCGPNEIDHFFCDLTPVTNLSCSDTSLVTLATLIFSSIDIILPFPLTLSSYVYIIATILRIPSTIGKQKAFSTCSSHLIVVSVFYGTLITVYMLPNTRALRAPNKVFSFFYTVLTPLINPLIYSLKNKEVNEALRRDLPKCRLFL, encoded by the coding sequence ATGGAGAAAGCAGAAGGGGAAAATCATACGTCTATCACGGAATTCATCCTGCTGGGATTCGGGAATCTGCCTGGACTGCAAATTCTGTTCTTCTTGCTGTTTCTAGGGATCTACATAGTCACCATGGCTGCGAATATGCTCATTGTAGTGCTAGTTGtgactgatcagcaccttcacacccccatgtacttcttcctggggaacttatCCTGCTTGGAGATCTGCTACAGCTCCACCATCCTACCCAGGctgctggccagtctcctgacagGGGACAGAACCATCTCTGTTACAGGCTGCATGGTTCAGTTTTATTGGTTTGGTTTCCTAGCAACTGCTGAATGTTATATGTTAGCtgtgatgtcttatgatcggtactTAGCGATATGTAAACCCCTACGCTACTCAACACTTATGAATGGCAGGTTCTGTATGCAGCTCGCAGCTGGATCTTGGTTAATTTCACTCATTTTTATATCCATATTAATATCTTTTATGTCACAATTAGActtctgtggccccaatgaaattGATCATTTCTTTTGTGATCTCACCCCAGTCACTAatctctcctgcagtgacactTCTCTGGTTACCCTGGCGACCCTCATCTTCTCTTCCATAGACATCATTCTTCCATTTCCTTTGACCCTGTCATCTTATGTTTATATCATCGctaccatcctgagaatcccttccaccatCGGGaagcaaaaggccttttccacctgctcctctcatcTTATCGTGGTGTCGGTTTTCTATGGGACCCTAATAACTGTCTACATGTTACCAAACACCAGGGCCCTGAGAGCCCCAAATAAAGTGTTTTCATTCTTTTACACTGTCTTGACACCCCTGAtcaatcccctcatctacagcctgaaaaaCAAAGAGGTTAATGAAGCCCTGAGGAGAGATCTGCCAAAATGTAGGTTATTCCTATGA
- the LOC123347397 gene encoding olfactory receptor 11A1-like — protein MVKVESYTHLMEKGEGENQTSVTEFVLMGFGNLPELQILFFLLFLVIYIVTMAANTLIVALVVIDQHLHTPMYFFLGNLSCLEICCNSTILPRMLASFLTGDRTISVTGCIVQFYLFGFLVTTECYLLAVMSYDRYLAICKPLHYVTRMNGRFCIQLAAGSWLSSFIVLTILMCLVSQLAFCGPNEIDHFFCDLTPVINLSCSDTSLVTLATLIFSSIDTVPPFLLTLTSYVYIISTILRIPSTSGRQKAFSTCSSHLIVVTIFYGTLMIVYMLPNTGALRAPNKVFSVFYTVLTPLINPLIYSLRNKEVKEALRKFLQKYRVFQRN, from the coding sequence ATGGTGAAAGTGGAATCCTACACACACCTTATGGAGAAAGGAGAAGGGGAAAATCAAACATCTGTCACAGAATTTGTCCTGATGGGATTTGGGAATCTTCCTGAACTGCAAATTCTTTTCTTCCTGCtgtttctagtgatctacatAGTCACCATGGCTGCAAACACTCTCATCGTAGCACTAGTTGTGattgatcagcaccttcacacccccatgtacttcttcctcggaaatttgtcctgcttggagatCTGTTGCAACTCAACCATCCTTCCCAGGATGCTGGCCAGTTTCCTGACTGGGGACAGGACCATTTCGGTTACAGGCTGCATTGTGCAGTTTTATTTGTTTGGTTTCCTAGTGACCACTGAGTGTTATCTGCTAGCTGTGATGTCTTATGATCGATACTTAGCGATATGTAAACCCCTGCATTATGTCACCCGTATGAATGGTAGGTTCTGTATCCAACTAGCAGCTGGATCATGGCTAAGTTCATTCATAGTTCTTACCATATTAATGTGTTTGGTGTCACAATTAGCCTTCTGTGGCCCTAATGAAATTGATCATTTTTTTTGTGACCTCACTCCAGTGATCAATCTCTCCTGCAGCGACACCAGTCTGGTTACCCTGGCGACCCTCATATTCTCCTCCATAGACACTGTTCCCCCATTTCTGTTGACCCTGACATCTTATGTTtatatcatctccaccatcctgaggaTCCCTTCCACGTCTGGGAGGCAAAAggcattttccacctgctcctcccaccttaTTGTGGTAACAATCTTCTATGGAACCTTAATGATTGTCTACATGTTACCAAACACTGGTGCACTCAGAGCCCCAAACAAAGTGTTTTCTGTTTTCTACACGGTCTTGACACCCCTGAtcaatcccctcatctacagcctgagaaacaaagaggtcAAGGAGGCGCTGAGGAAATTTCTGCAGAAGTATAGGGTGTTTCAGAGAAATTGA
- the LOC123347396 gene encoding olfactory receptor 6N1-like, with protein MKKEEGGNQTFITEFILLGFGSLPELQNFLFLLFLMIYVVTMAGNILIIVLVVADQHLHTPMYFFVGNLSFLETCYTSTILPRLLASLLTGDRIISVSGCIMQFYWFGFLVTTECYLLAVMSYDRYLAICKPLHYAALMNGRFCTQVAAGSWISSFVASTTIVCLMSQLMFCGPKEIDHFFCDLIPVIKRSCNDTNLITLLSFILTSIDALSAFLLTMTSYVCIITTILRIPSTAGRQKAFSTCSSHLIVVTLFYGTIIIVYMLPDTDRLRDLNKVFSVFYTILTPLVNPLIYSLRNREVKEALRKVCSRYHMF; from the coding sequence ATGAAGAAAGAAGAAGGGGGAAATCAGACCTtcatcacagaattcatcctcctaGGATTTGGAAGTCTTCCTGAACTGCAAAATTTCCTCTTCCTGCTGTTTCTAATGATCTATGTTGTGACCATggctgggaacatcctcatcattgtgttagttgtggctgatcagcatcttcacactcccatgtacttcttcgtggggaacttgtccttcttggagacctgctacacctccaccatcctgcctAGGCTGCTGGCCAGTCTGCTGACTGGGGACAGAATCATTTCTGTTAGTGGCTGCATAATGCAGTTTTATTGGTTTGGTTTCCTAGTGACCACTGAGTGTTACCTGCTAGCTGTGATGTCCTATGATCGGTACTTAGCGATATGCAAACCCCTGCACTATGCAGCCTTAATGAATGGCAGGTTCTGTACTCAGGTAGCAGCCGGATCTTGGATAAGTTCATTTGTGGCCAGTACCACCATAGTATGTTTGATGTCACAATTAATGTTCTGCGGCCCTAAGGAAATTGATCATTTCTTTTGTGATCTCATCCCAGTCATAAAACGTTCCTGTAACGACACCAACCTGATCACGCTGCTGAGTTTCATCCTCACCTCCATAGATGCACTGTCTGCATTTCTATTAACCATGACATCCTATGTTTGTATCATCACCACCATTCTGAGAATCCCTTCTACTGCTGGGAGGCAAaaagccttttccacctgctcctcccacctcattgtggtgacacTTTTCTATGGGACTATAATCATTGTCTATATGTTACCAGACACCGACAGACTGAGAGACCTGaacaaagtgttctctgtctTCTACACCATTCTAACTCCTTTGgtcaaccccctcatctacagcctgagaaacagagaggtcaaggaggCCCTCAGAAAAGTTTGCTCTAGGTATCATATGTTTTAA